The following coding sequences are from one Flavobacteriales bacterium window:
- a CDS encoding CBS domain-containing protein gives MGEQSVRSITDLRERANFLRHILHDIDAFDLMVEKRLFESGVQRIGAEQEFCITNRNWEPEDASSELLEALSDPHFTTELAKYNLELNLDPQRLTEDSFERMEHQLRQLMGRAEKEAEKRNMHIILTGILPTITPRHIEFEHMTANPRFAELNRVMREHKGGDFELNIQGVDQLIAKHDSIVFEACNTSFQAHLQIEQDDAVAMYNWAQAIAGPVLAVCANSPLLLGKELWAETRIALFQQSIDIRSGSTLIREQQPRVTFGTRWVRESISEIFKEDIARFTFLVAGDIERDSLDELKNGRIPELKALRMHNGTVYRWNRPCYGEANGVAHLRIENRYIPSGPTIMDEMANMAFWVGLMKGMPEEYARIWEKMDFKRAKANFLRAAISGMETKLQWMGKVVDTKQLIQDEFLPIAEEGLRKAGIDDASIRNYLGVIRQRLSSRNGAQWMKSAYRALKDGHLRDVSLRRMTALMHRNQTSGKPVGEWPLATKEQLTGKELKLHKVYQVMSTDPQTVHEFDLVELVEKIMKWRGFHHVPVENEAGECIGVITSTLLAREREKRGSFGNMFASEIMERKVITIDPNAPIAEAKNLMIEKGIGSLPVIYQGRLVGVITKFDLVELEDE, from the coding sequence ATGGGAGAGCAATCTGTACGTTCCATTACCGATCTGCGCGAACGCGCCAATTTTCTGAGACATATTCTGCACGACATTGATGCGTTCGATCTGATGGTCGAGAAACGATTGTTCGAATCGGGCGTGCAGCGCATTGGTGCGGAGCAGGAATTCTGCATCACCAACCGCAACTGGGAACCGGAAGATGCCAGTTCTGAACTGTTGGAAGCACTCAGCGATCCGCATTTCACAACCGAGTTGGCCAAGTACAATTTGGAACTGAACCTTGACCCACAGCGACTGACGGAAGACTCTTTCGAGCGGATGGAGCATCAGTTGCGCCAGTTGATGGGAAGGGCAGAGAAGGAGGCCGAAAAGCGCAACATGCATATCATCCTCACAGGCATTCTTCCTACGATCACACCTCGTCATATTGAGTTTGAACACATGACCGCGAATCCACGGTTTGCGGAGTTGAACCGCGTAATGCGGGAACACAAAGGCGGAGATTTCGAGTTGAATATTCAAGGGGTGGATCAACTCATTGCCAAGCACGATTCCATTGTCTTTGAAGCATGCAACACCAGTTTTCAGGCGCATTTGCAGATAGAACAGGATGATGCCGTTGCCATGTACAATTGGGCGCAGGCCATTGCCGGTCCGGTGCTGGCCGTCTGCGCCAATTCACCTTTGCTTTTAGGTAAAGAGCTTTGGGCCGAAACGCGCATCGCGCTGTTCCAGCAGAGTATTGATATACGAAGTGGTTCCACGCTCATTCGCGAGCAGCAGCCGCGCGTTACATTCGGAACACGCTGGGTGCGTGAATCCATCTCGGAAATCTTCAAAGAGGATATTGCCCGTTTCACATTCTTGGTGGCAGGCGACATTGAACGCGATTCGTTGGACGAACTCAAGAATGGCCGCATTCCAGAGCTGAAAGCCCTGCGCATGCACAACGGAACCGTTTACCGCTGGAACCGACCTTGCTACGGAGAGGCAAATGGCGTGGCACATCTTCGCATCGAGAACCGCTACATTCCATCGGGTCCGACCATCATGGACGAAATGGCCAACATGGCCTTTTGGGTCGGGTTGATGAAAGGCATGCCCGAAGAATATGCGCGGATCTGGGAGAAGATGGATTTCAAGCGCGCCAAGGCCAATTTCCTGCGGGCGGCCATCAGCGGCATGGAAACCAAGTTGCAATGGATGGGCAAAGTGGTGGATACCAAGCAGCTCATTCAGGATGAATTCCTGCCCATTGCCGAAGAAGGGCTCCGCAAAGCGGGAATCGATGATGCTTCCATTCGGAATTATTTGGGCGTCATCCGCCAGCGGCTAAGCTCGCGCAATGGGGCACAATGGATGAAGAGTGCTTACCGCGCATTGAAAGATGGTCATTTGCGGGATGTTTCGCTGCGCAGAATGACCGCGTTGATGCACCGAAATCAGACCAGCGGAAAACCCGTTGGCGAATGGCCGCTGGCAACCAAAGAACAGCTTACAGGCAAGGAACTGAAGTTGCACAAAGTGTATCAGGTAATGAGCACTGATCCGCAGACCGTGCACGAATTCGACCTTGTGGAGTTGGTGGAGAAGATCATGAAATGGCGCGGTTTTCATCACGTTCCAGTAGAAAACGAGGCGGGCGAGTGCATCGGCGTCATCACATCAACACTACTTGCAAGGGAGCGTGAAAAACGTGGTTCGTTCGGGAATATGTTCGCGTCCGAGATCATGGAGCGGAAGGTTATCACCATCGATCCCAATGCGCCCATTGCAGAAGCAAAGAATCTCATGATAGAGAAGGGGATCGGCTCACTTCCTGTCATTTATCAGGGTCGATTGGTGGGCGTTATCACTAAGTTTGACCTCGTTGAATTGGAAGACGAGTAG
- a CDS encoding aspartoacylase, protein MRKARFYSKARNQHFEVERIIGEFHGEEEGPALVFFGGIHGNESSGVVALIEVMEELKTLKPKIRGSIYAIAGNMHSLEQDQRYEQIDLNRIWTKERIRRIEAGEVSESEMNADEKEQIELYNICKGIFAKHEHQVYCIDLHTTSAPTVPFITLNDTLINRDFATKFPVPVIIGIEEFLVGPLLSWVMEIGYPSLAFEAGEHHSEDSIKYHKAFVWLSLVYGELISATDAPEFGRHQMTLAASNSDHGKVFEVYHRKGVKPEEQFKMKPGYANLQPIVEGEVLATNADGEILSPENGRVFMPLYQSQGDDGFFLIREVNAFWLNLSAILRKVRFENVLTLLPGVSRDPKERHTLIVNKRIARFLAIDIFHLLGYRSKQRLENEIRFSKREFDVRGVALKR, encoded by the coding sequence TTGAGGAAAGCACGGTTTTACAGCAAGGCGCGCAACCAACATTTCGAGGTGGAGCGCATCATTGGCGAGTTTCATGGAGAAGAGGAAGGTCCAGCGTTGGTCTTTTTCGGAGGTATTCATGGCAATGAGTCGTCTGGAGTGGTGGCGCTCATTGAAGTGATGGAAGAACTGAAAACGCTGAAGCCAAAGATCCGCGGCAGCATCTACGCCATTGCTGGAAACATGCATTCGCTGGAACAGGATCAGCGTTATGAGCAGATTGATCTCAACCGCATCTGGACCAAAGAACGCATCCGAAGAATTGAAGCAGGAGAAGTCTCTGAATCAGAGATGAATGCGGATGAGAAGGAGCAGATTGAACTGTACAACATCTGTAAAGGGATATTCGCTAAGCACGAACATCAGGTCTATTGCATCGATCTGCACACCACATCTGCACCAACCGTTCCCTTCATCACCCTCAACGATACGCTCATCAACCGCGATTTCGCTACGAAATTCCCTGTTCCGGTCATTATCGGTATCGAAGAGTTTCTGGTCGGCCCGCTGTTGAGTTGGGTGATGGAGATCGGTTATCCATCGCTGGCATTCGAAGCAGGCGAGCACCATTCGGAAGACAGCATCAAGTATCACAAGGCCTTTGTGTGGCTATCCCTTGTATATGGCGAACTTATCAGTGCAACGGACGCTCCTGAGTTTGGCAGGCACCAGATGACGCTGGCTGCTTCCAATTCGGATCACGGAAAAGTATTTGAGGTTTATCACCGCAAGGGCGTGAAGCCTGAAGAGCAGTTCAAAATGAAACCTGGTTATGCCAATCTTCAACCAATTGTCGAAGGCGAAGTGCTTGCCACCAATGCAGATGGCGAAATTCTCTCTCCGGAGAATGGCCGTGTGTTCATGCCATTGTATCAATCGCAGGGCGATGACGGCTTCTTCCTTATCCGCGAAGTGAATGCATTCTGGTTGAATCTATCAGCAATTTTAAGGAAGGTCCGCTTCGAAAATGTACTGACACTTTTGCCCGGTGTGAGCCGCGATCCGAAAGAAAGGCATACGCTTATCGTCAACAAACGTATCGCGCGGTTCTTGGCCATCGACATCTTTCACCTGCTCGGTTACAGGAGCAAGCAGCGCTTGGAGAATGAGATCCGTTTCAGTAAGCGCGAGTTCGATGTGCGCGGTGTGGCCCTAAAACGGTAG
- a CDS encoding 4-hydroxy-tetrahydrodipicolinate synthase encodes MKELKGTGVAMVTPFNADGSVNYDHLEKLTDHLVQGGVDYLVVLGTTGESVTLTKQEKEDVLDCVVSANAGRLPVVLGVGGNNTSAVCTQLKNLDKTGLTAILSVSPMYNKPTQDGIYAHYEAISDCSPLPIILYNVPSRTGSNMAAETTLRLAHDFENIVAIKEASGSLDQCMRIIKDRPADFLVISGDDNFSLPLIACGGDGVISVVANALPKQYSELIRASLASDYETARSFQYQLFDIVNLLFAEGNPGGVKCALQALGICEENMRLPLVPVSDKLRQQLTQTVRSVQ; translated from the coding sequence ATGAAAGAACTGAAAGGAACAGGCGTGGCCATGGTAACGCCATTCAATGCAGATGGCAGCGTCAATTACGATCACCTTGAAAAACTGACCGACCATTTGGTGCAGGGTGGTGTGGATTATCTGGTGGTGCTCGGAACAACAGGTGAGAGCGTAACGCTGACCAAGCAGGAAAAGGAAGATGTGCTGGATTGTGTGGTAAGCGCCAATGCGGGAAGATTGCCTGTGGTGCTGGGCGTTGGTGGCAACAACACTTCGGCTGTTTGTACGCAACTTAAAAACTTGGATAAAACAGGACTGACGGCCATTCTGTCGGTTTCACCAATGTACAATAAGCCGACACAGGACGGAATTTACGCGCATTACGAAGCCATTTCAGACTGTTCTCCGTTGCCGATCATTCTGTACAACGTTCCAAGTAGAACGGGTTCGAACATGGCTGCAGAGACCACGCTCCGTTTGGCGCACGATTTTGAGAACATCGTTGCCATCAAAGAAGCTTCTGGCAGCTTGGATCAATGCATGCGAATCATCAAAGACCGACCAGCCGATTTCCTGGTTATTTCGGGAGATGACAACTTCAGTCTGCCGTTGATCGCCTGCGGAGGCGATGGCGTTATTTCCGTAGTTGCCAACGCGCTTCCAAAGCAATATTCCGAGTTGATACGGGCCAGTTTGGCAAGTGATTACGAAACCGCCCGCAGCTTCCAGTATCAACTGTTCGATATTGTCAATTTGCTATTCGCGGAAGGAAATCCTGGGGGAGTGAAATGTGCGCTTCAGGCACTTGGCATCTGCGAGGAGAACATGCGTTTGCCGCTGGTGCCTGTTTCAGACAAACTCAGACAGCAGTTGACGCAGACTGTACGGTCGGTTCAGTAA